Proteins encoded in a region of the Ruegeria sp. AD91A genome:
- the pgk gene encoding phosphoglycerate kinase has translation MGWKTLDDMDLNGKRVLVRVDINVPVVDGVVTDATRIQRIVPTVRDILAAGGKPILLAHFGRPGGERRENLSLKQLVPTLESAFGAKVLFAADCVGTEAELAAEALQPGQVLLLENTRFHAAETKNDTDLAAGMAKLGDVYCNDAFSAAHRAHSSTEAIARLLPACAGRLMQAELQALENALGAPKRPVTAVVGGAKVSTKLELLGNLIDKVDYLVIGGGMANTFLVAQGISVGKSLAETAMKDTAAEILAKAESSGCQIVVPRDVVVAEKFEANAPHQVLPADQCPEDGMILDAGPESIAAITGIFDKSKTLIWNGPLGAFELEPFDAATNAAALKAAALSRSGQLISVAGGGDTVAALNASGAAKDFTYISTAGGAFLEWMEGKTLPGVAALDQ, from the coding sequence ATGGGCTGGAAAACGCTGGACGATATGGACCTGAACGGCAAACGCGTTCTGGTGCGTGTGGATATCAATGTGCCGGTCGTGGATGGCGTAGTTACCGACGCCACTCGTATTCAGAGGATCGTGCCCACTGTGCGCGACATTCTGGCCGCAGGCGGCAAACCGATCCTTCTGGCCCATTTCGGTCGCCCCGGTGGGGAGCGACGCGAAAACCTGTCGCTCAAGCAACTGGTCCCCACCCTCGAAAGCGCTTTTGGCGCCAAAGTCCTGTTTGCCGCCGATTGTGTTGGAACCGAGGCCGAACTGGCAGCAGAGGCGTTGCAGCCCGGTCAGGTACTGTTGCTAGAGAACACGCGTTTTCACGCGGCAGAGACCAAGAACGACACCGATCTGGCCGCAGGCATGGCCAAGCTGGGTGACGTGTACTGCAACGACGCGTTTTCAGCGGCGCACCGGGCCCACAGCTCGACCGAGGCCATCGCGCGCCTTCTGCCCGCCTGCGCCGGTCGTTTGATGCAGGCCGAGTTGCAAGCTCTGGAAAACGCGTTGGGCGCGCCCAAACGCCCGGTAACAGCGGTTGTGGGCGGAGCCAAGGTCTCGACCAAGCTGGAATTGCTGGGCAACCTGATCGACAAGGTCGATTATCTGGTGATCGGTGGCGGCATGGCCAATACATTCCTCGTCGCACAGGGCATCAGTGTTGGTAAGTCACTGGCCGAGACTGCGATGAAAGACACCGCCGCCGAAATCCTCGCCAAAGCCGAAAGCTCTGGCTGTCAGATCGTTGTGCCACGCGATGTTGTGGTGGCCGAAAAGTTTGAGGCCAACGCCCCTCATCAGGTCCTGCCCGCAGATCAATGCCCCGAGGACGGCATGATCCTGGATGCGGGCCCCGAAAGTATCGCCGCGATCACAGGGATTTTTGACAAAAGCAAAACCCTGATCTGGAACGGTCCGCTGGGTGCGTTCGAACTGGAACCGTTTGACGCCGCCACCAATGCCGCCGCCTTGAAGGCGGCCGCGCTTAGCCGTTCGGGCCAGCTCATCTCGGTCGCCGGGGGTGGAGACACGGTTGCGGCCCTGAATGCTTCGGGTGCAGCCAAGGACTTCACCTACATCTCGACCGCAGGTGGTGCATTCCTGGAATGGATGGAAGGCAAGACGCTGCCCGGTGTCGCGGCGCTGGATCAATAG
- a CDS encoding peptidylprolyl isomerase → MAEIKDPENTIIIELKDGNVVIELLPDVAPLHSARMKELARDGQYDNVAFHRVIDGFMAQTGDVQHGDMEDGFNLRMAGTGGSSLANVPAEFSKLPHDRGTLGAARSQNPDSANSQFFINFKDNHFLNGQYTVYGRVIDGMEHVDAIVRGEPPASPDRMISVKVAADV, encoded by the coding sequence ATGGCCGAGATCAAGGATCCCGAAAACACAATCATCATCGAGCTGAAAGACGGCAATGTCGTCATCGAGCTGCTGCCGGATGTGGCGCCTTTGCACAGCGCGCGGATGAAAGAACTGGCCCGCGACGGACAGTACGACAACGTAGCCTTCCACCGTGTGATCGACGGTTTCATGGCGCAAACCGGCGACGTGCAGCATGGCGATATGGAAGACGGTTTCAACCTGCGTATGGCTGGGACCGGCGGTTCGTCGCTGGCGAACGTTCCGGCAGAGTTTTCCAAGCTGCCCCATGATCGCGGCACTTTGGGCGCGGCGCGGTCGCAGAACCCGGATTCGGCCAACTCGCAGTTCTTCATCAACTTCAAGGACAACCACTTCCTGAACGGCCAGTACACTGTTTATGGCCGTGTCATCGACGGAATGGAGCATGTGGACGCCATCGTACGAGGCGAGCCGCCAGCGAGCCCTGACCGCATGATCAGCGTCAAGGTGGCGGCTGATGTATAA
- a CDS encoding peptidylprolyl isomerase: protein MYKFAAAFALLASPALATGLEVEIEGEGANGTVTIDLFDDIAPKHVEQIAALANEGKYDGVVFHRVIDGFMAQTGDVEHGRLGGDMRRAGTGGSDRADLPAEFSDFEFDRGVVGMARAQDPNSANSQFFIMFEPGPFLNGKYTVVGQVTDGMDVVDAIKRGEGQNGAIIGQPDVMKKVTVTE from the coding sequence ATGTATAAGTTCGCCGCCGCTTTTGCCTTGCTGGCCAGCCCTGCGCTGGCCACGGGTCTTGAGGTCGAGATCGAAGGTGAGGGAGCCAATGGCACTGTCACCATCGACCTGTTCGATGATATTGCTCCGAAACATGTTGAGCAGATCGCTGCTCTGGCCAATGAAGGCAAGTACGATGGCGTGGTGTTTCACCGCGTGATTGACGGCTTTATGGCGCAGACCGGCGACGTGGAACATGGCCGCCTGGGTGGTGACATGCGCCGCGCCGGAACCGGTGGTTCCGACCGTGCAGACCTTCCGGCAGAGTTTTCGGATTTCGAATTCGACCGGGGCGTGGTTGGCATGGCGCGGGCGCAAGACCCCAATAGCGCCAACTCACAGTTCTTTATCATGTTCGAACCGGGCCCGTTCCTGAACGGCAAGTACACGGTTGTTGGTCAGGTGACTGACGGCATGGACGTAGTCGACGCGATCAAACGCGGTGAGGGCCAGAACGGCGCCATTATCGGCCAGCCGGACGTGATGAAAAAAGTTACCGTTACCGAGTGA
- the aqpZ gene encoding aquaporin Z, giving the protein MSSKLLAEFFGTFWLVLGGCGSAVLAAGVADVGIGWLGVSFAFGLTVLTMAYTVGHISGGHFNPAVSLGLMIGGRFPAKDLLPYWIAQVIGAIAAAVVLYLIVSGAPEFSGVGGFASNGYGEASPGGYSLMSALVIEIVMTAFFILIILGATSDKAPAGFAPIAIGLGLTLIHLVSIPVTNTSVNPARSTGVALFADGPALSQLWLFWVAPLIGGAIGALIWKAMSPDD; this is encoded by the coding sequence ATGTCATCAAAACTACTGGCCGAGTTCTTCGGCACCTTCTGGCTGGTTCTCGGAGGTTGCGGCAGTGCCGTATTGGCAGCGGGCGTCGCGGATGTCGGAATAGGGTGGCTTGGCGTGTCCTTCGCCTTCGGCCTGACGGTTCTGACAATGGCCTACACGGTTGGCCATATCTCGGGCGGACACTTCAATCCGGCGGTCAGCCTGGGCTTGATGATTGGCGGGCGGTTTCCGGCCAAGGATCTGCTGCCGTATTGGATCGCTCAGGTCATCGGAGCCATCGCTGCCGCAGTGGTTCTGTATCTGATTGTCAGCGGTGCGCCCGAGTTCTCTGGCGTCGGAGGATTTGCGTCAAACGGATATGGTGAGGCCTCACCCGGGGGGTATTCCCTGATGTCCGCTCTGGTGATCGAAATCGTGATGACCGCTTTCTTCATCCTGATCATTCTGGGCGCGACCTCGGACAAGGCACCGGCGGGTTTCGCCCCCATCGCGATTGGTCTGGGATTGACCCTGATCCACCTTGTATCAATTCCGGTCACCAACACTTCGGTCAACCCGGCCCGGTCCACAGGCGTCGCCCTGTTTGCCGACGGCCCTGCCCTGTCGCAGCTGTGGCTGTTCTGGGTGGCCCCGCTGATCGGCGGCGCGATCGGAGCGCTTATCTGGAAAGCAATGTCACCGGACGATTGA
- a CDS encoding zinc-dependent peptidase — protein MLIFLTLVAVIAAGLTFYFWSKRQARHALLAAPLTDSQRHLVDAQVPILRRLPQGLRAKLEGKINLFLDQVEFTGCDGLDVTEDMQVSIAAQACLLVVNTDLWYDNLTTILIYPSAFKSRQSRHSGYVVTEKEIVRTGESWNRGPVILSWAHSQRGAMNDHDGQNVVFHEFAHQIDDLTGSANGVPVLSNNQSFSEWESAFLTAYDAHVRAVESRQPTIIDPYGAEGHEEFFAVSVEVFFERPKALRNSDPGVYKQLSKLFRLDPAQWT, from the coding sequence ATGTTGATTTTCCTGACACTTGTTGCAGTGATCGCGGCAGGTCTGACCTTTTACTTTTGGTCCAAACGACAGGCGCGTCACGCCCTGTTGGCTGCGCCGTTGACGGACAGTCAACGGCACCTTGTTGACGCTCAGGTCCCGATCTTGCGAAGGCTTCCGCAGGGCCTGCGCGCAAAGCTGGAAGGCAAGATCAACTTGTTCCTTGATCAGGTTGAATTCACCGGGTGCGACGGTCTGGACGTTACCGAAGACATGCAAGTGTCCATCGCCGCGCAAGCCTGTCTGCTGGTTGTGAATACCGACCTCTGGTATGACAACCTGACCACCATCCTGATCTATCCCAGCGCTTTCAAATCCAGGCAGAGCCGGCACAGCGGTTATGTCGTCACCGAGAAGGAAATCGTGCGCACCGGGGAAAGCTGGAACCGCGGCCCGGTGATCCTGTCCTGGGCCCACAGCCAGCGCGGCGCCATGAATGATCATGACGGGCAAAATGTTGTCTTTCACGAATTTGCCCACCAGATCGACGATCTGACCGGGTCGGCCAACGGGGTGCCTGTTCTCAGCAACAACCAGAGTTTTTCAGAATGGGAGTCCGCGTTCCTAACAGCCTATGATGCGCATGTGCGCGCCGTTGAATCCAGGCAGCCAACTATAATCGACCCCTATGGCGCGGAAGGGCACGAGGAGTTTTTTGCCGTTTCGGTTGAAGTGTTCTTTGAGCGCCCCAAGGCGCTGCGCAACTCGGACCCGGGCGTTTACAAACAACTGTCAAAGCTGTTCCGCCTGGATCCTGCTCAATGGACCTAA
- a CDS encoding polymer-forming cytoskeletal protein: MFSKSKINEPASKAPEAAKPAAPATPAAPAPTESKPATAPKPKPPASVLSSDLHITGNIKTSGDIQVEGTVEGDIRAHLLTIGESATIKGEVTADDVVINGRIVGRVRGLKVRLTSTARVEGDIIHKTIAIESGAHFEGSVQRQDDPLNPGRSAKAGSNPAADVKQ, translated from the coding sequence ATGTTTTCTAAAAGCAAAATCAACGAACCCGCATCCAAGGCACCTGAGGCGGCCAAACCCGCCGCTCCGGCGACCCCAGCGGCCCCTGCACCGACCGAGTCGAAACCTGCGACAGCGCCCAAGCCCAAACCGCCAGCATCGGTTCTGTCTTCGGATCTGCACATCACCGGCAACATCAAGACCTCTGGTGACATTCAGGTGGAAGGCACGGTTGAAGGCGACATCCGCGCCCACCTGCTGACCATTGGTGAATCGGCGACGATCAAGGGTGAAGTCACCGCAGACGACGTTGTGATCAACGGCCGCATCGTTGGTCGCGTGCGTGGCCTCAAGGTGCGCCTGACGTCGACCGCACGCGTTGAAGGCGACATCATCCACAAGACCATCGCCATCGAAAGCGGTGCGCATTTCGAAGGGTCGGTACAGCGCCAGGACGATCCGCTGAACCCGGGTCGCAGCGCCAAAGCCGGATCGAACCCGGCGGCGGACGTCAAACAATAA
- a CDS encoding M23 family metallopeptidase — translation MRTRLAIKIHSVLERYFPERRVFLKSDKDTRFIRLSSETQVVAVAGVAVMVGWTAVATAILLMDSIGSGNFREQAKRDQATYQERLNILSAERDARAQEALAAQDRFNAALEQISAMQSELLASENRRRELETGIEVIQTTLRTTMKQREDARAELAALKQETSNADMYVAASSAPVQMAFMTDALARTAEERDKIAADARDALGQRDDLELEIRLMQERSDEIFRQLEEAMVISVEPLDKMFRQAGMPTDRIIEEVRRGYSGMGGPLTPLSLSTRGEVDELSAEEARANTLLKQMDQLNLYRLAAEKAPFANPVHSAVRFTSGYGNRRDPKSGGRRMHNGVDFAGPQGTDIFATADGVVTHAGWQSGFGRLVKIKHAFGIETLYAHNTKINVKVGQRVSRGDHIADMGSTGRSTGTHLHYEVRVNGKPVNPMTYIKAARNVF, via the coding sequence GTGCGAACACGTCTGGCAATAAAAATACACTCGGTACTTGAACGGTACTTCCCGGAACGCCGGGTCTTTCTGAAATCTGACAAAGATACACGCTTTATTCGTCTAAGTTCGGAAACGCAGGTGGTCGCGGTGGCCGGTGTTGCCGTCATGGTCGGCTGGACTGCGGTGGCAACTGCCATTCTGCTGATGGACAGCATCGGATCGGGTAATTTCCGGGAACAGGCGAAACGCGACCAGGCCACCTATCAGGAACGTTTGAATATCCTGTCCGCTGAACGCGACGCGCGTGCGCAGGAAGCCCTTGCCGCCCAGGATCGTTTCAACGCCGCGCTGGAGCAGATTTCCGCCATGCAGTCCGAACTGCTGGCATCGGAAAACCGACGTCGCGAACTTGAGACGGGGATCGAAGTCATCCAGACCACGCTGCGCACGACCATGAAACAGCGGGAAGATGCACGGGCAGAACTGGCTGCATTGAAGCAGGAAACCAGCAACGCTGACATGTACGTTGCAGCCTCCAGCGCCCCGGTGCAGATGGCGTTCATGACGGACGCTCTGGCACGCACGGCCGAGGAACGCGACAAGATCGCTGCAGACGCCCGTGACGCACTGGGTCAGCGGGACGATCTGGAGCTGGAAATCCGCCTTATGCAGGAACGCAGCGACGAGATTTTCCGCCAGCTGGAAGAAGCCATGGTGATATCGGTCGAGCCGCTGGACAAGATGTTCCGTCAGGCGGGAATGCCAACAGACCGCATCATCGAAGAGGTCCGGCGCGGATATAGCGGTATGGGCGGTCCGCTGACCCCTTTATCCCTTAGCACGCGTGGTGAGGTGGACGAATTGTCCGCCGAGGAAGCCCGCGCGAACACATTGCTGAAACAGATGGATCAGCTGAACCTGTATCGTCTTGCGGCGGAAAAAGCCCCCTTTGCCAATCCTGTACATTCGGCCGTGCGTTTCACCAGTGGCTACGGCAACCGGCGCGATCCCAAATCCGGTGGTCGCCGGATGCATAACGGTGTCGATTTCGCAGGGCCGCAAGGCACGGATATCTTTGCGACCGCGGACGGCGTCGTTACCCACGCAGGCTGGCAATCCGGTTTCGGGCGGCTTGTGAAAATCAAGCACGCATTCGGAATTGAGACACTTTACGCTCATAACACCAAGATCAATGTGAAGGTTGGTCAAAGGGTCTCGCGCGGGGATCATATTGCTGATATGGGTAGCACCGGACGGTCGACCGGCACGCATCTGCACTATGAAGTGCGAGTGAACGGAAAACCCGTAAACCCAATGACTTACATCAAGGCTGCGAGAAATGTTTTCTAA
- a CDS encoding ferritin-like domain-containing protein, whose product MVSKSLTQMATEVLETADGREKTTLSKQHAAAWFASRKGDARPIEIGTASPPLKPARPDQPELLSPREVPKRKPGTEAGRIALLHAVAHIELNAVDLHWDIIARFGHVSMPIGFYDDWVKCAEEESRHFEMVCDCLEQMGSYYGALPAHAGIWRAAEDTADDLMGRLAVVPMVLEARGLDVTPGMIEIFRKARAEQAIAALEVIYAEEVGHVAYGSKWFHFLCGRENADPKDVFHTLVRRYFHGVLKPPFNEEKRAEAGLPPDFYWPLTEDLPAPGEITN is encoded by the coding sequence ATGGTGTCCAAATCGCTGACTCAGATGGCGACCGAGGTTCTTGAAACGGCCGATGGTCGGGAAAAGACCACCCTGTCCAAACAGCACGCCGCCGCGTGGTTTGCGTCGCGCAAAGGCGACGCCCGCCCGATCGAGATCGGTACCGCGTCACCGCCGCTGAAACCCGCGCGCCCGGACCAGCCCGAACTCCTGTCTCCGCGCGAAGTACCAAAGCGAAAGCCGGGCACCGAAGCGGGACGCATCGCCCTGTTGCATGCCGTGGCGCATATCGAACTGAACGCCGTCGATCTGCATTGGGACATCATCGCCCGCTTTGGCCATGTGTCGATGCCGATCGGGTTTTATGATGATTGGGTAAAATGCGCCGAGGAAGAATCGCGCCATTTCGAGATGGTCTGTGATTGCCTTGAACAGATGGGAAGCTACTACGGCGCCCTGCCTGCCCATGCAGGAATTTGGCGAGCGGCCGAGGACACCGCAGACGACCTTATGGGGCGGCTGGCGGTTGTCCCCATGGTGCTCGAAGCGCGCGGTCTGGACGTCACCCCCGGCATGATCGAGATATTTCGCAAAGCCAGGGCCGAGCAGGCCATTGCAGCGCTTGAAGTGATCTATGCAGAAGAAGTCGGCCATGTCGCCTATGGGTCCAAGTGGTTCCATTTCCTGTGCGGCCGGGAAAATGCCGACCCGAAGGATGTGTTTCACACTCTGGTTCGCCGGTATTTCCACGGCGTCCTGAAACCGCCCTTCAACGAGGAAAAGCGTGCAGAGGCCGGACTGCCACCCGACTTTTACTGGCCGCTGACCGAAGACCTGCCCGCGCCCGGCGAAATCACAAACTGA
- a CDS encoding peroxiredoxin, with translation MPDVSDIAPDFTLPRDGGGEVTLSALRGGTVVLFFYPRDDTPGCTKESIGFSEQLQAFADAGAQVFGISRDSVAKHDKFVAKHGLTTPLLSDENSTVCEDYGVWVEKNMYGRKSMGIERSTFIIDPEGKIARVWRKVKVPGHVDEVLEAVRAL, from the coding sequence ATGCCCGACGTTTCAGACATCGCCCCTGACTTCACTTTGCCGCGCGACGGCGGCGGCGAGGTGACGCTTTCGGCGTTGCGCGGTGGCACCGTGGTTCTGTTCTTCTACCCCCGCGATGATACGCCGGGCTGCACCAAGGAATCCATCGGTTTCTCGGAACAACTTCAGGCCTTTGCGGATGCGGGCGCTCAAGTTTTCGGCATCTCCCGTGACAGCGTCGCCAAACATGACAAATTCGTCGCCAAGCATGGGCTGACAACACCGCTGTTGTCGGATGAGAACTCGACCGTCTGTGAAGACTACGGGGTGTGGGTCGAAAAGAACATGTACGGGCGCAAGTCGATGGGGATTGAACGTTCGACGTTTATCATCGACCCCGAAGGCAAGATTGCCCGCGTTTGGCGCAAGGTCAAAGTTCCCGGCCACGTGGATGAGGTGCTGGAAGCGGTGCGCGCGCTCTAA
- a CDS encoding AsmA-like C-terminal region-containing protein encodes MQGLGQFGDVPLTALWRQSIDGKSAQRSTLTGQIELSPRLMDEIGAGLPPGMLTGKGIADITLGLGAGPPPKLSVSSDLQGVGLAIPELGWRKGTNSTGSLTAETTLGSQLKVDSLRIDAAGLRTSASITFRENGKYDRVRFSSFDLGDWLAVPAELIGRGGAMPDIRVLGGVLDMGRANFGESGGSGGGGGAGPKLDVSLDRLQVTETVALTGFQGAFQTTGGIQGNFNARVNGGAPVRGQVSPRGKRSAVDLTSQDAGAVLRSAGVLTQARGGEMDLKLEPVAAPGSYDVILKITNTRITDAPAMAALLNAISLVGLLDEMAGQGIFFAAIDSRMRITPTDIKVLSGSAVGPSMGLSFDGTIDTVNGMLNLRGAISPIYLLNAVGSVFTRKGEGVFGFNYTLTGPLASPKVSVNPLSGLAPLFLRDLLRAPAPQVQDGPNAVPQKPDEPKPTFGSSPSDR; translated from the coding sequence ATTCAGGGGCTGGGGCAGTTTGGGGACGTACCGCTGACGGCGCTCTGGCGGCAGTCGATAGATGGCAAGTCCGCACAGCGAAGTACCCTGACGGGTCAGATCGAGCTGTCGCCGCGATTGATGGATGAGATCGGTGCGGGTTTGCCTCCGGGCATGCTGACCGGAAAAGGGATTGCGGACATCACATTGGGGCTTGGTGCCGGACCTCCTCCGAAACTGTCAGTTTCATCTGATTTGCAAGGCGTGGGGCTGGCCATACCCGAGCTTGGTTGGCGAAAGGGAACTAATTCGACAGGATCTCTGACAGCCGAAACGACTTTGGGATCGCAACTGAAAGTGGACAGCCTGCGCATAGATGCGGCGGGTTTGCGTACCTCTGCCTCGATTACGTTTCGTGAGAATGGCAAATATGATCGGGTTCGCTTCAGCTCTTTTGACCTGGGCGACTGGCTGGCGGTCCCGGCAGAGCTGATCGGGCGCGGGGGCGCCATGCCGGATATCCGTGTTCTTGGCGGCGTACTTGATATGGGCCGCGCGAATTTCGGCGAAAGTGGCGGATCAGGCGGCGGGGGCGGAGCCGGGCCGAAACTGGACGTGTCGCTGGATCGCCTTCAGGTGACGGAAACCGTCGCACTGACCGGGTTCCAGGGCGCATTTCAGACGACCGGCGGAATACAAGGGAACTTCAACGCGCGGGTCAATGGCGGCGCGCCGGTCAGAGGGCAGGTCAGCCCCAGAGGGAAACGAAGTGCTGTTGACCTGACGTCGCAAGATGCGGGTGCCGTGCTACGATCGGCCGGGGTTCTGACACAGGCGCGGGGCGGAGAAATGGACCTCAAGCTTGAGCCTGTGGCCGCACCCGGCAGCTATGACGTGATATTGAAAATCACCAATACGCGGATCACCGACGCTCCGGCCATGGCAGCCTTGCTGAATGCCATCAGCCTTGTGGGGCTTTTGGACGAAATGGCCGGGCAGGGCATCTTTTTTGCAGCAATCGACAGCCGGATGCGGATCACGCCGACGGATATCAAGGTGCTCAGCGGCAGTGCCGTCGGGCCATCCATGGGCCTGTCTTTTGACGGTACCATCGATACGGTGAACGGAATGCTGAACCTGCGCGGTGCAATTTCGCCTATATACCTCCTCAACGCAGTTGGCAGCGTGTTCACGCGCAAGGGCGAGGGCGTCTTTGGCTTCAACTACACCCTGACCGGTCCGCTTGCTTCGCCCAAAGTGTCGGTAAATCCTTTGTCCGGTCTTGCTCCTCTGTTCCTACGCGACCTGTTGCGTGCCCCGGCACCGCAAGTTCAGGATGGCCCGAACGCAGTGCCCCAGAAACCTGATGAACCAAAACCCACGTTTGGATCATCCCCAAGTGACCGCTGA
- the queA gene encoding tRNA preQ1(34) S-adenosylmethionine ribosyltransferase-isomerase QueA yields the protein MKLSDFDFHLPEDLIATRPASPRSSARLLVAQGNATTDSHVIDLPEYLQPGDRLVLNDTRVIPARLNGRRHRDSAQGPVSAGVEATLLDPQADGTWSALIKPLKKVKLGEEIVFSDDLSATLDRVADGQAYLRFNLSGEDFDAALDQAGAMPLPPYIAAKRPADERDKTDYQTIWANRSGAVAAPTASLHFDDALMKALAERGVSFTHVTLHVGAGTFLPVKVEDVTTHKMHAEWGQVSPEAAAQILATKAAGGRVIPVGTTALRLIESAARSGKIEPWEGDTDIFIYPGFEFHVTDALMTNFHLPKSTLLMLVSALMGQDRMRDIYTHAIARKYRFFSYGDASLLIP from the coding sequence ATGAAACTCAGCGATTTTGATTTCCACCTGCCCGAAGACCTGATCGCCACGCGGCCTGCCAGCCCGCGGTCCTCTGCGCGCCTGTTGGTAGCGCAAGGGAACGCGACGACCGACAGCCATGTGATCGATTTGCCTGAGTATCTGCAGCCGGGCGACCGGCTGGTGTTGAATGACACCCGTGTCATCCCGGCGCGGCTAAACGGTCGGCGCCATCGCGACAGCGCGCAAGGGCCGGTTTCCGCCGGGGTCGAGGCAACCTTGCTGGACCCGCAGGCCGACGGCACGTGGTCTGCGTTGATCAAGCCGCTCAAAAAGGTGAAGCTTGGGGAAGAGATTGTCTTCTCAGATGATCTCAGCGCCACACTGGACAGGGTTGCTGACGGCCAGGCGTATCTGCGCTTCAATCTCAGCGGCGAGGATTTCGACGCGGCGCTGGATCAGGCCGGAGCAATGCCTCTGCCGCCCTACATCGCAGCCAAACGCCCGGCCGATGAACGGGACAAAACGGACTATCAGACTATCTGGGCAAACCGTTCCGGCGCCGTGGCCGCCCCGACCGCATCGTTGCATTTCGATGATGCGCTGATGAAGGCGTTGGCCGAGCGAGGTGTAAGCTTCACGCATGTGACGCTTCATGTGGGGGCAGGAACTTTTCTTCCGGTTAAGGTTGAGGATGTCACAACCCATAAGATGCATGCTGAATGGGGACAGGTAAGCCCGGAGGCCGCGGCACAGATACTGGCAACCAAGGCGGCTGGCGGGCGTGTGATCCCGGTGGGGACAACAGCTTTGCGCCTGATCGAAAGTGCTGCAAGGTCAGGAAAGATCGAACCTTGGGAAGGCGACACTGATATCTTCATTTATCCCGGTTTCGAATTCCATGTCACAGACGCATTGATGACCAATTTTCATTTGCCGAAGTCCACTTTACTTATGCTGGTTTCGGCATTGATGGGGCAGGATCGGATGCGCGATATCTACACGCATGCCATAGCACGAAAATATCGGTTCTTTTCTTATGGCGACGCGTCGCTTTTGATCCCCTGA
- a CDS encoding MFS transporter codes for MIQVLSSAWALLLGMGLLMVGNGLQGTILGVRGEIEGFSTLEMSFVMSAYFLGFLGGSRLAPEMIRRVGHVRVFAALASFISAVMIMYPMLTDPIAWALGRVVIGFCFSGVYVTAESWLNNAASNENRGQALSLYMIVQMTGIISAQALVLVGDPAGYETFVIASILVSVSFAPILLSISPTPAFDTTKPMTLKKLLETSPLGCVGMFLLGGVFSAQFGMAAVFGARAGLSLVEISTFVAAFYIGAVVLQYPLGWFSDRMDRRFLILLVALAGAGGATIAMMMGGSFPILLASAFLIGGTSNPLYSLLIAHANDFLEYEDMAAASGGLVFINGLGAIAGPLITGWLMGDAIFGPSGFFLFIAALLLAMALYALYRTTQRASIPVDETGTMSTLYPTSSPVALEVAQEVAIEAAEAEQAEQEDA; via the coding sequence ATGATTCAGGTCCTTTCCAGCGCATGGGCGTTGTTGCTCGGCATGGGGTTGCTGATGGTCGGAAACGGCCTGCAGGGCACTATCCTGGGCGTTCGGGGTGAGATCGAAGGCTTTTCGACCCTTGAGATGTCATTTGTCATGTCGGCCTATTTTCTGGGTTTTCTGGGCGGTTCACGCCTCGCACCCGAGATGATCCGGCGCGTCGGCCATGTACGGGTCTTTGCGGCCCTTGCGTCGTTCATTTCGGCCGTGATGATCATGTATCCGATGCTGACAGACCCGATCGCGTGGGCCCTTGGCCGGGTGGTGATCGGGTTCTGTTTTTCGGGCGTCTACGTCACCGCGGAAAGCTGGCTCAATAACGCGGCAAGCAATGAGAACCGCGGGCAGGCGCTGTCGCTCTATATGATTGTCCAGATGACGGGTATCATCAGTGCGCAGGCGCTTGTTCTGGTCGGTGACCCCGCTGGATACGAAACCTTTGTAATCGCCTCGATTCTGGTTTCGGTGTCTTTCGCACCTATTTTGTTGTCAATCTCGCCAACACCAGCCTTTGATACCACAAAACCGATGACCCTGAAGAAACTGCTGGAAACCTCGCCTCTGGGCTGTGTGGGCATGTTTCTGCTGGGGGGCGTGTTTTCGGCGCAGTTCGGTATGGCGGCGGTTTTCGGCGCTCGGGCCGGGCTGTCGCTTGTAGAAATTTCGACCTTCGTTGCGGCGTTTTATATCGGAGCAGTTGTTCTGCAATATCCGTTGGGCTGGTTCTCTGATCGCATGGATCGACGCTTTCTGATCCTTCTTGTGGCGCTCGCCGGTGCCGGCGGCGCAACTATCGCAATGATGATGGGTGGATCGTTTCCAATTCTGCTTGCCTCGGCTTTCCTGATCGGCGGCACCTCCAACCCGCTCTACTCACTGCTGATCGCGCATGCGAATGACTTTCTTGAATACGAGGATATGGCGGCAGCATCTGGCGGACTGGTGTTTATCAACGGTCTGGGAGCGATTGCCGGGCCGCTGATAACCGGTTGGTTGATGGGTGATGCCATTTTCGGGCCGTCGGGCTTTTTTCTCTTTATTGCGGCACTGTTACTCGCAATGGCACTCTACGCACTTTATCGAACGACACAGCGTGCTTCGATCCCTGTGGACGAAACCGGCACAATGTCGACGCTGTATCCAACATCCTCGCCAGTTGCGCTTGAAGTGGCACAGGAGGTTGCGATCGAAGCCGCCGAGGCCGAGCAGGCTGAGCAGGAAGATGCCTAG